Part of the Debaryomyces hansenii CBS767 chromosome C complete sequence genome is shown below.
TTATGTCTATACATCTGCAGCCAAATGTATAAATGTTGACGGTGTAGATGATTCAAAGGATCTTCAGGATACCTTGAGGGCTATGCAAGTCATCGGATTATCACAGGATGAGCaagataatattttcagaatGTTAGCACTGATCTTATGGGTCGGTAATGTTTCGTTTGTGGAGGATGACAACGGAAATGCTGCAGTTAGAGATGAAAGTGTGACTGCGTTTATAGCCTATTTATTAGATGTTGATGCTGAAACGTTAAAGACATCCCTCATTCAAAGAGTAATGCAAACGTCACATGGTATGAGAAGAGGATCTACATATCATGTTCCCTTAAACATCGTCCAAGCTACATCCGTACGTGATGCATTGGCAAAGGGcatttataataatctttttgATTGGATTGTGGAAAGAGTGAATTTATCTTTACAAGGTTCAGGGGCagttcaagaaaaaaaatcaattggTATTTTAGATATTTATGgttttgaaatctttgaGCATAATTCCTTCGAACAAATTTGTATCAACTATgtgaatgaaaaattacagCAGACTTTTATCCAATTAACTTTGAAGGCAGAACAAGATGAATATGTTCAAGAACAAATTAAATGGACACCAATAgattatttcaacaataaaGTTGTTTGTGATTTAATTGAAGCTTTGAGACCTCAACCAGGTTTGTTTGCTGCTTTGAATGATTCTGTTAAGACTGCTCATGCAGATTCAGATGCGGCAGATCAGGTCTTTGCACAAAGATTGAGCATGGTGGGAGCCAATAATGCACATTTCGAGGACCGTAGAGgtaaattcattatcaagCATTATGCTGGTGACGTGACATATGACGTAGCTGGTATGACAGATAAGAACAAAGATTCGATGTTACGTGATTTGGTGGAAGTATTGTCCACATCCTCAAATAGTTTCGTTAGTCAAGTTTTGTTTCCACCTGATCTACTTGCGGCATTAACGGACTCCAAGAAAAGACCAGAAACAGCGTCAGATAAGATCAAGAAAAGTGCGAACTTGTTAGTTGACACATTATCGCAATGCCAACCATCTTATATCAGAACAATCAAACCAAACCAAACAAAGAGACCTAAGGAATACGATAATAACCAAGTATTGCATCAAATTAAATACTTGggtttgaaagaaaatgttCGAATTAGAAGAGCAGGTTTTGCGTATCGTACGACTTTCGATAAATTTGTCCAAAGATTTTATTTGTTGTCTCCTAAAACAGGTTATGCTGGAGATTATATTTGGCAAGGTGATGATGTAACAGCTGTTCATGAAATCTTAAGATCCTGTCATATTCCCGATTCGGAATATCAAATGGGTACTACAAAGGTTTTCATAAAAACGCCTGAGACATTATTCGCTTTAGAAGATATGAGAGATAAATACTGGCATAATATGGCGGCTAGAATCCAAAGAGCTTGGAGACGCTatataaaaagaaaagatgACGCAGCAAGATTGATTCAAAGTGCCTGGAAAAATAAAACTCACGGTAATcaatttgaacaattgCGTGACTATGGGAATGGGTTATTACATGGTAGGAAAGAACGTCGTAGAATGTCCATGTTAGGGTCTCGTGCATTTATGGGTGATTATTTGGGTTGTAAGTATAGTTCTGGTTTTGGTAGATTTATTATGAGTCAAGCAGGTATTTCAGATAGTGTCATTTTTTCTGCTAAAGGTGATAtcttattatcaaaatttggaaGATCATCTAAGAGACTATCAAGGATTTTCATATTGACTAAGAACAGTTTATATGTTATAGCTCAAACTTTAGTCCAGAACAGATTACAGGTACAAAAGGAGTTTACAATCCCAGTAAGTGGAATAAATTACGTTGGATTATCTATTTATCAGGACAATTGGGTGGCTGTCTCTTTGCACTCGCCTACTCCAACAACTCCtgatatttttatcaacTTAGATTTCAAAACTGAACTTGTTACCCACTTGAAGAAATGCAACCCTGGTTTGAATATTAAGATTGGacaaacaattgaatatcaaaagAAACCAGGAAAGTTTCATACGATTAAATTTATAGTAGGAAATACAGCTCCAGTAAATGGAGATTCCTACAAGTCAGGTACTGTTACGGTCAGACAAGGTTTACCTGGAAATAGTCAAAATCCAAAAAGACCTAGAGGAGCAGCAGGTAAAGTTGATTATAGCAAATATTATAACAGAGGCAGTAATATGAGATCTACATCGT
Proteins encoded:
- a CDS encoding DEHA2C08976p (similar to uniprot|Q04439 Saccharomyces cerevisiae YMR109w MYO5 myosin I or uniprot|P36006 Saccharomyces cerevisiae YKL129C MYO3 myosin I); the encoded protein is MAIVKRGVRTKNKQSQQPSKSGIKKAEFDLHKKKEVGVSDLTLLSKIADDAINDNLYKRFMNSTIYTYIGHVLISVNPFEDLGIYTPEHLNKYKGKNRLEVPPHVFAIAESMYYNLKSYGDNQCVIISGESGAGKTEAAKQIMQYIANVSVDDQVSAGGDGGISKIKDMVLATNPLLESFGCAKTLRNNNSSRHGKYLEIYFNPSNYQPVSAHITNYLLEKQRVVSQITNERNFHIFYQFTKHCPPQYQQSFGIQGPETYVYTSAAKCINVDGVDDSKDLQDTLRAMQVIGLSQDEQDNIFRMLASILWVGNVSFVEDDNGNAAVRDESVTAFIAYLLDVDAETLKTSLIQRVMQTSHGMRRGSTYHVPLNIVQATSVRDALAKGIYNNLFDWIVERVNLSLQGSGAVQEKKSIGILDIYGFEIFEHNSFEQICINYVNEKLQQTFIQLTLKAEQDEYVQEQIKWTPIDYFNNKVVCDLIEALRPQPGLFAALNDSVKTAHADSDAADQVFAQRLSMVGANNAHFEDRRGKFIIKHYAGDVTYDVAGMTDKNKDSMLRDLVEVLSTSSNSFVSQVLFPPDLLAALTDSKKRPETASDKIKKSANLLVDTLSQCQPSYIRTIKPNQTKRPKEYDNNQVLHQIKYLGLKENVRIRRAGFAYRTTFDKFVQRFYLLSPKTGYAGDYIWQGDDVTAVHEILRSCHIPDSEYQMGTTKVFIKTPETLFALEDMRDKYWHNMAARIQRAWRRYIKRKDDAARLIQSAWKNKTHGNQFEQLRDYGNGLLHGRKERRRMSMLGSRAFMGDYLGCKYSSGFGRFIMSQAGISDSVIFSAKGDILLSKFGRSSKRLSRIFILTKNSLYVIAQTLVQNRLQVQKEFTIPVSGINYVGLSIYQDNWVAVSLHSPTPTTPDIFINLDFKTELVTHLKKCNPGLNIKIGQTIEYQKKPGKFHTIKFIVGNTAPVNGDSYKSGTVTVRQGLPGNSQNPKRPRGAAGKVDYSKYYNRGSNMRSTSSYQPPAVSKAPQSSRPSYIQPPVQQTQQRVVPPVQSQPKPQAQRYAPPDTQPQTQRHAPPDTQPHAHPEQAAQAAQAAFHHTAPQAQNTTQRKVPPSAPGSYGQQAPTQKPSAPSRPARKTAPAPPAKKNVAPPPPPAAASPPPKPKFPTYKAAYDFQGTGSASELPISKETIVFITRKEDNGWWLAKTLDETKEGWVPAAYVVECDPPANSPAGNAKSPPPPPPQLNSASQAQQSQQQAQAPNGAGLSNGLADALKAKKSEETNLAGSLADALKKRKGATGDSDEEDEEDDDDW